One Streptomyces sp. NBC_01217 genomic region harbors:
- a CDS encoding PP2C family protein-serine/threonine phosphatase, producing MHRHHSAPDSTQELLITLGRLVDQALENIRLQRARAELGMALQQHMLPDSLPEFPGIRTAARYSPSQDGLAVGGDFYDAFAMKDGAAGIAIGDVQGHGVEAAAFMGEARASLRALASVTVDPGKVLACANELLISMGCDLFTTCCLLSIVPRTGELCVARAGHVPIVWGTDDGDAGISLDAGGVPLGILPGQQYPVTHRRLRQPGYLVLVTDGVVEGPRYAIDEGLAAVVAVVGAADGADPGELASRVIQVTDLTGHEDDAAVLVVRYDGVPDGG from the coding sequence ATGCACCGACACCACAGCGCACCGGACAGCACCCAGGAGCTCCTGATCACCCTCGGGCGCCTGGTCGATCAGGCGTTGGAGAACATCAGGCTCCAGCGGGCCCGGGCAGAGCTGGGCATGGCGCTGCAGCAGCACATGCTCCCCGACTCGCTGCCCGAGTTTCCGGGTATCCGGACCGCGGCCCGGTATTCGCCCTCGCAGGACGGTCTGGCCGTCGGCGGCGACTTCTACGACGCGTTCGCGATGAAGGACGGGGCGGCCGGGATCGCCATCGGTGATGTGCAGGGGCACGGTGTCGAGGCCGCCGCGTTCATGGGTGAGGCCCGTGCCAGTCTCCGGGCCCTCGCCAGCGTCACGGTCGACCCCGGCAAGGTGCTGGCGTGCGCCAACGAACTGCTGATCTCGATGGGCTGTGACCTGTTCACGACCTGCTGTCTGCTGAGCATCGTCCCGCGGACCGGTGAGCTCTGCGTCGCCCGCGCCGGACATGTCCCGATCGTCTGGGGCACCGACGACGGCGACGCGGGCATCTCCCTGGACGCCGGCGGGGTGCCCCTGGGAATTCTGCCGGGCCAGCAGTACCCCGTGACCCATCGGCGGCTGAGGCAGCCCGGGTATCTGGTCCTGGTGACCGACGGGGTCGTGGAAGGGCCGAGGTACGCGATCGACGAAGGGCTGGCCGCGGTGGTCGCCGTGGTCGGTGCTGCGGACGGAGCCGATCCCGGCGAGCTGGCCTCGCGCGTGATCCAGGTGACGGACCTGACCGGTCACGAGGACGACGCCGCCGTCCTCGTCGTCCGCTACGACGGTGTGCCGGACGGCGGCTAG
- a CDS encoding IS30 family transposase, with product MEYDRLRASGVRQREAAALVGVHERTARDWDRGIRKSNGARLHPDGRRIDYKTGVTTTSAASREPSVAAVEAELHHRFLTVAERELIADLRREGQSLRAIGRALSRPASTVKREIDAHSVEGVYQPHRAQRAWAKSRPRPKASKLATDGPLRDYVAHKLQQQWSPEQICHALVTEFPDDESMRVSPETIYQAIYVQARGGLRREVAAALRTGRTRRKPHRSPDQRTRRFVDEMVMISERPPEVADRAVPGHWEGDLIVGTRNESAIVTLVERSTRYVMLGHLPGGHTAEEVRDVLVPLIQTLPEHLRGSLTWDQGCEMAAHKQFTVSTGVPVYFCDPHSPWQRGSNENTNGLLRQYFPKGTDLSVHSPEDLEHVAQQLNGRPRKTLGWKTPAERLRDLLTTT from the coding sequence GTGGAGTACGACAGGCTTCGCGCGTCCGGGGTCCGGCAGCGGGAGGCCGCGGCACTGGTCGGGGTCCATGAACGCACTGCGCGGGACTGGGACCGTGGTATCAGGAAGAGCAACGGCGCGCGCCTGCACCCGGACGGGCGCCGGATCGATTACAAGACCGGTGTGACAACCACCAGTGCCGCATCGCGGGAGCCGTCCGTTGCGGCGGTCGAGGCCGAGCTGCACCACCGGTTCCTGACGGTGGCGGAGCGGGAGTTGATCGCTGACTTGCGTCGTGAGGGTCAATCGCTGCGGGCGATCGGGCGAGCGCTGAGCCGACCGGCCTCCACGGTCAAGCGGGAGATCGACGCCCATTCGGTCGAGGGCGTCTATCAGCCGCACCGGGCACAGCGGGCGTGGGCGAAGAGCCGTCCGAGGCCCAAGGCGTCCAAGCTCGCTACGGACGGTCCGCTGCGTGATTACGTCGCCCACAAGCTGCAGCAGCAGTGGTCACCTGAGCAGATCTGTCACGCTCTGGTCACCGAGTTCCCCGACGACGAGAGCATGCGCGTGAGTCCGGAGACGATCTACCAGGCGATCTACGTGCAGGCCCGTGGCGGACTGCGCCGTGAAGTCGCGGCAGCGCTGCGCACCGGGCGCACCCGCCGCAAGCCGCACCGCAGCCCGGACCAGCGAACGCGCCGGTTCGTCGACGAGATGGTGATGATCTCCGAGCGGCCGCCCGAGGTCGCAGACCGGGCGGTTCCCGGCCACTGGGAAGGCGACCTGATCGTCGGCACCCGCAACGAGAGCGCGATCGTCACCCTGGTCGAGCGCTCCACCCGCTATGTCATGCTCGGCCACCTGCCCGGCGGGCACACCGCCGAGGAAGTCCGTGACGTGCTGGTGCCCCTGATCCAGACCCTTCCCGAGCACCTGCGCGGCTCGCTGACCTGGGACCAGGGCTGCGAGATGGCCGCGCACAAGCAGTTCACCGTGTCCACCGGTGTTCCGGTCTACTTCTGCGACCCGCACTCACCCTGGCAGCGCGGATCGAACGAGAACACCAACGGCCTGCTACGGCAGTACTTCCCCAAGGGCACCGACCTGTCCGTGCACAGCCCCGAAGACCTCGAACACGTCGCTCAGCAACTCAACGGCCGCCCACGCAAAACGCTCGGCTGGAAAACTCCAGCCGAGCGTCTGCGTGATCTACTGACGACCACGTAA
- the pssA gene encoding CDP-diacylglycerol--serine O-phosphatidyltransferase: MTVIDPDTQAGWVPEAESEEDAGEDMPLSLRLSIADTLTLGNATCGFMAVYFTTTGILIPHLTGSDESGMARHSAATAVILMLMAAVFDLFDGLVARKLRSSPMGAELDNLSDLISFGLAPAYFVLVYGMVADDAYQRVSALAAIVVLLAVVLRLARFSCVTMKDGMFQGMPSPFGALTVVSIVLLELPFVPTLLAIVGVAWLMVSRVEYPKPRGVLAVAMLSWIVAAMGLLAAWAFDAPGGQLLLQTGCALQVVLGAVIPLFATARRVNTFRGNRREARATQLP, translated from the coding sequence TTGACCGTGATTGACCCTGACACGCAGGCCGGCTGGGTGCCCGAGGCGGAGTCCGAGGAGGACGCCGGCGAGGACATGCCGCTCTCTCTGCGGCTGTCGATAGCGGACACCCTCACGCTCGGCAACGCCACGTGCGGTTTCATGGCGGTGTACTTCACCACCACCGGAATCCTCATCCCGCACCTCACGGGCAGCGACGAGAGCGGCATGGCGCGGCACTCCGCGGCCACCGCCGTGATCCTCATGCTCATGGCCGCGGTGTTCGACCTCTTCGACGGGCTCGTGGCACGCAAGCTGCGCTCCTCACCTATGGGGGCCGAGCTGGACAACCTCTCGGACCTGATCAGCTTCGGACTCGCCCCGGCGTACTTCGTCCTCGTGTACGGCATGGTCGCGGACGACGCATACCAGCGGGTGTCGGCGCTCGCAGCGATCGTCGTACTGCTGGCGGTGGTGCTCAGGCTTGCGAGATTCTCCTGCGTGACCATGAAGGACGGCATGTTCCAGGGCATGCCGAGCCCCTTCGGAGCGCTGACGGTCGTCTCGATCGTGCTCCTGGAGCTGCCCTTCGTACCGACGCTGCTCGCGATCGTCGGAGTGGCGTGGCTGATGGTCAGCCGGGTCGAGTACCCGAAGCCGCGCGGGGTCCTCGCGGTGGCGATGCTCAGCTGGATCGTGGCCGCGATGGGGCTCCTCGCCGCGTGGGCGTTCGACGCCCCCGGCGGTCAGCTGCTCCTCCAGACCGGCTGCGCGCTGCAGGTGGTCCTGGGAGCGGTCATCCCGCTCTTCGCGACGGCACGGCGGGTCAACACCTTCCGCGGCAACCGACGTGAGGCACGGGCGACGCAGCTGCCTTAG
- a CDS encoding phosphatidylserine decarboxylase, protein MPDSQTSAPRGGVRLARGASPWLLPTVATAALSLTRARRSGRWAAVAVPTTALAAGMLWFFRDPEREITQGRVISPADGVVQSIMPWKDGRTRVAIFMSPLNVHVNRAPLAGTVTSVEHIPGGFVPAFNKESENNERVVWHFDTELGDIEMVQIAGAVARRIVPYIPQGTKVEQGERIGLIRFGSRVDIYLPEGIDVAVEVGQATTAGVTRIDRD, encoded by the coding sequence ATGCCCGACAGCCAAACCTCTGCACCACGCGGCGGAGTCCGCCTTGCGCGCGGAGCTTCGCCGTGGCTCCTCCCGACCGTTGCCACCGCGGCACTCAGCCTCACCCGGGCCCGCAGGTCCGGACGCTGGGCCGCGGTGGCCGTGCCCACCACCGCGCTCGCGGCGGGCATGCTGTGGTTCTTCCGCGACCCCGAGCGCGAGATCACCCAGGGCCGGGTCATCTCCCCGGCCGACGGCGTGGTGCAGAGCATCATGCCGTGGAAGGACGGGCGCACCCGCGTCGCGATCTTCATGAGCCCGCTGAACGTCCATGTCAACCGTGCCCCCCTGGCCGGCACGGTGACCTCGGTCGAGCACATCCCCGGTGGGTTCGTTCCGGCGTTCAACAAGGAGAGCGAGAACAACGAGCGCGTTGTCTGGCACTTCGACACCGAGCTCGGTGACATCGAGATGGTGCAGATCGCGGGCGCGGTCGCCCGTCGCATCGTCCCTTACATCCCGCAGGGCACGAAGGTGGAGCAGGGCGAGCGCATCGGTCTGATCCGCTTCGGCTCCCGGGTCGACATCTACCTTCCGGAAGGTATCGATGTCGCGGTCGAGGTCGGCCAGGCCACCACCGCGGGGGTGACTCGAATTGACCGTGATTGA
- a CDS encoding acyl-CoA dehydrogenase family protein, which translates to MTRLAQTAGLNDVQREILSTVRDFVDKEIIPVATQLEHRDEYPAQIVEGLKELGLFGLMIPEEYGGLGESLLTYALCVEEIARGWMSVSGIINTHFIVAYMLKQHGTQEQKDTFLPRMALGEVRGAFSMSEPALGSDVAAITSKGIRDGEEYVLNGQKMWLTNGGTSTLVAVLCKSDEGHPEGTPPHKSMTTFLVEKEPGFGEVRPGLTIPGKIDKMGYKGVDTTELIMDGLRIPANRVLGGTTGRGFYQMMDGVEVGRVNVAARGCGVAQRAFELGVSYAQQRQTFGKPIAQHQAIQFKLAEMATKVEAAHAMMVNAARKKDSGERNDLEAGMAKYLASEYCKEVVEDAFRIHGGYGFSKEYEIERLYREAPMLLIGEGTAEIQKMIIGRRLLEEYRFQG; encoded by the coding sequence ATGACGCGACTCGCCCAGACCGCCGGTCTCAACGATGTCCAGCGGGAGATTCTCTCCACGGTCCGGGATTTCGTCGACAAGGAGATCATTCCGGTCGCGACCCAGCTGGAGCACCGTGACGAGTACCCGGCACAGATCGTCGAGGGGCTCAAGGAACTCGGCCTGTTCGGGCTGATGATTCCCGAGGAGTACGGGGGTCTGGGTGAGTCGCTGCTCACATACGCGCTGTGCGTGGAGGAAATCGCGCGCGGCTGGATGAGCGTGTCGGGAATCATCAATACGCACTTCATCGTGGCGTACATGCTCAAGCAGCACGGCACCCAGGAGCAGAAGGACACCTTCCTGCCCCGGATGGCGCTGGGCGAGGTCCGGGGCGCGTTCTCGATGTCCGAGCCGGCGCTGGGCTCCGACGTCGCGGCGATCACCTCCAAGGGCATCAGGGACGGCGAGGAGTACGTCCTGAACGGCCAGAAGATGTGGCTGACGAACGGTGGCACGTCCACGCTCGTCGCCGTGCTCTGCAAGAGTGACGAAGGCCACCCCGAGGGAACGCCCCCGCACAAGTCGATGACGACCTTCCTGGTGGAGAAGGAGCCGGGCTTCGGCGAGGTCCGGCCGGGGCTCACCATTCCCGGGAAGATCGACAAGATGGGTTACAAGGGCGTCGACACGACGGAACTCATCATGGACGGACTGCGCATTCCGGCCAATCGTGTACTCGGCGGCACCACGGGCCGAGGGTTTTACCAAATGATGGACGGCGTCGAGGTCGGCCGGGTGAATGTGGCCGCGCGTGGCTGCGGCGTCGCACAGCGTGCATTCGAGTTGGGCGTTTCCTATGCCCAGCAGCGCCAGACCTTCGGAAAGCCGATCGCCCAGCACCAGGCGATCCAGTTCAAGCTGGCCGAAATGGCCACCAAGGTGGAAGCCGCCCATGCGATGATGGTGAACGCAGCGCGCAAAAAGGACTCCGGGGAACGAAACGACCTGGAGGCAGGGATGGCGAAGTACCTCGCCTCCGAGTACTGCAAGGAAGTCGTCGAGGACGCCTTCCGGATCCACGGCGGTTACGGCTTCTCCAAGGAGTACGAGATCGAGCGCCTCTACCGGGAGGCCCCGATGCTGCTGATCGGTGAAGGTACCGCCGAGATCCAGAAAATGATCATTGGGCGCCGACTCCTCGAGGAGTACCGGTTCCAGGGGTGA
- a CDS encoding MaoC family dehydratase — translation MQFGRTYEEFEVGAIYKHWPGKTVTEYDDHLFCLLTMNHHPLHMDSNYAEKTTDFGKNVVVGNYIYSLLLGMSVPDVSGKAIANLEVESLKHVAPTFHGDTIYGETTVLDKTPSKSRSDRGIVYVETRGYKQDGTLVCVFRRKVMVPTETYIKERGGEQPGRPELNQPSQKNVEK, via the coding sequence ATGCAGTTCGGACGCACGTACGAGGAGTTCGAGGTCGGTGCGATCTACAAGCACTGGCCCGGAAAGACGGTCACCGAATACGACGACCACCTCTTCTGTCTGCTGACCATGAATCATCACCCGCTGCACATGGACAGCAACTACGCGGAGAAGACGACCGACTTCGGAAAGAACGTCGTCGTCGGCAATTACATCTACTCCCTGCTGCTCGGCATGTCGGTTCCGGATGTCTCCGGAAAGGCGATCGCCAACCTTGAGGTCGAGTCGCTGAAGCATGTCGCGCCGACCTTCCACGGCGACACGATCTACGGCGAGACGACCGTTCTCGACAAGACTCCGTCGAAGTCCAGGAGCGACCGCGGAATCGTTTACGTGGAGACCAGGGGGTACAAGCAGGACGGCACGCTGGTCTGCGTGTTCCGTCGCAAGGTGATGGTCCCCACCGAGACGTACATCAAGGAGCGCGGCGGCGAGCAGCCCGGCCGCCCCGAGCTGAACCAGCCTTCGCAGAAGAACGTGGAGAAGTAG
- a CDS encoding HpcH/HpaI aldolase/citrate lyase family protein: MTTPTPAVNRLRPRRSCLAVPGSNPRFLEKAQGLPADQVFLDLEDACAPLAKEGARHHIVDALNNGDWTGKTRVVRVNDWTTHWTYRDVITVVEGAGQNLDCIMLPKVQDAQQVVALDLLLTQIEKTMGFEVGKIGIEAQIENAKGLVNIDDIAAASPRLETLIFGPADFMASINMKTLVVGQQPPGYGADAYHYILMRILMAARTYDLQAIDGPFLQIRDVDAYREVAGRAAALGFDGKWVLHPGQVDAANEVFSPSQEDYDHAELILDAYEWCTSEEGGKKGSAMLGDEMIDEASRKMALVIAGKGRAAGMQRTSKFEAPEA, from the coding sequence ATGACCACGCCCACGCCCGCCGTGAACCGTCTGCGTCCGCGCCGCTCCTGTCTGGCCGTGCCGGGCTCGAACCCGCGGTTCCTGGAGAAGGCCCAGGGCCTCCCGGCCGACCAGGTCTTCCTGGACCTGGAGGACGCCTGCGCGCCGCTCGCCAAGGAGGGCGCCCGGCACCACATCGTCGACGCGCTGAACAACGGCGACTGGACGGGCAAGACCCGGGTCGTGCGGGTCAACGACTGGACGACCCACTGGACGTACCGCGATGTCATCACGGTCGTCGAGGGCGCCGGCCAGAACCTCGACTGCATCATGCTGCCCAAGGTCCAGGACGCCCAGCAGGTCGTCGCCCTCGATCTGCTGCTCACCCAGATCGAGAAGACGATGGGCTTCGAGGTCGGGAAGATCGGCATCGAGGCGCAGATCGAGAACGCCAAGGGCCTGGTGAACATCGACGACATCGCCGCCGCCTCGCCCCGCCTGGAGACCCTGATCTTCGGCCCGGCCGACTTCATGGCGTCGATCAACATGAAGACCCTGGTCGTCGGTCAGCAGCCGCCCGGGTACGGAGCCGACGCGTACCACTACATCCTGATGCGCATTCTGATGGCGGCCCGTACGTACGACCTCCAGGCGATCGACGGTCCCTTCCTGCAGATCCGTGACGTGGACGCGTACCGCGAGGTCGCGGGCCGTGCGGCGGCGCTGGGCTTCGACGGCAAGTGGGTGCTGCACCCCGGTCAGGTCGACGCGGCCAACGAGGTGTTCTCGCCCTCGCAGGAGGACTACGACCACGCCGAGCTGATCCTCGACGCATACGAATGGTGCACCTCGGAGGAGGGCGGCAAGAAGGGTTCGGCGATGCTCGGCGACGAGATGATCGACGAGGCGAGCCGCAAGATGGCGCTCGTCATCGCGGGCAAGGGCCGCGCGGCCGGTATGCAGCGCACCTCCAAGTTCGAAGCGCCGGAGGCCTGA
- a CDS encoding protein meaA: MSGRQKDRPWLMRTYAGHSTAEASNELYRRNLAKGQTGLSVAFDLPTQTGYDPDHILARGEVGRVGVPVSHLGDMRRLFQDIPLEQMNTSMTINATAMWLLALYQVVAEEQGADPTKLQGTTQNDIVKEYLSRGTHVFPPGPSLRLTTDMITYTVNHIPKWNPINICSYHLQEAGATPVQEIAYAMSTAIAVLDAVRDSGQVPEEKFGDVVARISFFVNAGVRFIEEMCKMRAFGRIWDRVTRERYGITDAKQRRFRYGVQVNSLGLTEAQPENNVQRIVLEMLAVTLSKDARARAVQLPAWNEALGLPRPWDQQWSLRIQQVLAHESDLLEYEDIFAGSHVIEAKVDELVTESLAEMDRIQQMGGAMAAVESGYLKSELVSSHAARRARIEGGEEKIVGVNIYGTTEPNPLTADLDGAIMTVDPANEARVVAALHEWRDNRDEARATEALAALKKAAAGTENMMEATVECARAGVTTGEWSWALRDVFGEFRAPTGVSSAPVAVTAEAGTPLALVREKVARTAADLGTGRLRLLVGKPGLDGHSNGAEQIAVRARDAGFEVVYQGIRLTPEQIVSAALAEDVHCVGLSILSGSHAELVPDVLHRLREADANDIPVIAGGIIPPADAAALIGAGVAAVFTPKDFGITEIIGRIVDEIRKANKLDPLEVPA, translated from the coding sequence ATGAGCGGACGTCAGAAGGACCGCCCGTGGCTCATGCGGACGTACGCCGGCCATTCGACCGCCGAGGCGTCCAACGAGCTCTACCGGCGCAACCTGGCCAAGGGCCAGACGGGTCTGTCGGTCGCCTTCGACCTGCCGACGCAGACGGGTTACGACCCCGATCACATCCTCGCCCGCGGCGAGGTCGGCCGGGTCGGCGTGCCCGTGTCGCACCTCGGTGACATGCGCAGGCTGTTCCAGGACATCCCCCTGGAGCAGATGAACACCTCGATGACGATCAACGCCACCGCGATGTGGCTGCTGGCGCTCTACCAGGTGGTCGCCGAGGAACAGGGCGCCGATCCGACGAAGCTCCAGGGCACGACGCAGAACGACATCGTCAAGGAGTACCTGTCCCGCGGGACGCATGTCTTCCCGCCCGGTCCCTCGCTGCGGCTGACCACCGACATGATCACGTACACGGTCAACCACATCCCGAAGTGGAACCCGATCAACATCTGCAGCTACCACCTGCAGGAGGCGGGGGCCACTCCGGTCCAGGAGATCGCGTACGCCATGTCGACGGCCATCGCGGTCCTGGACGCCGTGCGCGACTCGGGCCAGGTGCCCGAGGAGAAGTTCGGCGATGTGGTCGCCCGTATCTCCTTCTTCGTGAACGCGGGCGTCCGCTTCATCGAGGAGATGTGCAAGATGCGCGCCTTCGGCCGTATCTGGGACCGGGTCACCCGTGAGCGGTACGGCATCACCGACGCCAAGCAGCGCCGCTTCCGCTACGGCGTCCAGGTCAACTCCCTCGGGCTCACCGAGGCGCAGCCGGAGAACAACGTCCAGCGCATCGTCCTGGAGATGCTGGCCGTCACCCTCTCCAAGGACGCCCGAGCCCGCGCCGTCCAGCTGCCGGCCTGGAACGAGGCCCTGGGGCTCCCCCGTCCCTGGGACCAGCAGTGGTCGCTCCGTATCCAGCAGGTGCTCGCGCACGAGAGCGATCTGCTGGAGTACGAGGACATCTTCGCCGGATCGCATGTCATCGAGGCCAAGGTGGACGAGCTGGTCACCGAGTCGCTCGCCGAGATGGACCGGATCCAGCAGATGGGCGGCGCCATGGCAGCCGTCGAGTCCGGCTATCTGAAGTCCGAGCTGGTCTCCTCGCACGCCGCCCGCCGGGCCCGGATCGAGGGCGGCGAGGAGAAGATCGTCGGCGTCAACATCTACGGGACGACGGAACCGAACCCGCTCACCGCGGACCTCGACGGGGCGATCATGACGGTCGACCCCGCCAACGAGGCCAGGGTCGTCGCGGCGCTCCACGAGTGGCGCGACAACCGCGACGAGGCCCGCGCCACCGAGGCGCTGGCGGCGCTGAAGAAGGCCGCCGCGGGCACCGAGAACATGATGGAAGCGACAGTGGAGTGCGCCCGCGCCGGTGTCACCACCGGCGAGTGGTCCTGGGCGCTGCGCGATGTCTTCGGCGAGTTCCGGGCGCCGACCGGAGTCTCGTCCGCCCCGGTCGCGGTGACCGCGGAGGCCGGTACGCCGCTCGCTTTGGTCCGCGAGAAGGTCGCCCGCACCGCGGCCGACCTGGGCACCGGGCGGCTGCGGCTGCTGGTCGGCAAGCCGGGCCTGGACGGGCACTCCAACGGCGCCGAGCAGATCGCCGTACGCGCCCGTGACGCCGGTTTCGAGGTCGTCTACCAGGGGATCAGGCTGACCCCCGAACAGATCGTCTCGGCCGCGCTCGCCGAGGACGTGCACTGCGTCGGACTGTCGATCCTGTCCGGCTCGCACGCCGAGCTGGTGCCGGACGTGCTGCACCGGCTGCGCGAGGCCGACGCCAACGACATACCCGTCATCGCGGGCGGGATCATTCCGCCCGCCGATGCCGCGGCCCTGATCGGGGCCGGTGTCGCCGCCGTGTTCACCCCTAAGGATTTCGGTATCACGGAGATCATCGGCCGTATCGTCGACGAGATCCGGAAAGCGAACAAGCTCGACCCTCTGGAGGTCCCCGCATGA
- the ccrA gene encoding crotonyl-CoA carboxylase/reductase, translated as MKEILDAIQSQDSTAADFAALSIPESYRAVTVHKDETEMFAGLDTRDKDPRKSLHLDEVPVPELGPGEALVAVMASSVNYNSVWTSIFEPLATFGFLERYGKLSELARRHDLPYHVIGSDLAGVVLRTGPGVNAWHPGDEVVAHCLSVELESSDGHNDTMLDPEQRIWGFETNFGGLAQIALVKSNQLMPKPQHLSWEEAAAPGLVNSTAYRQLVSRNGAGMKQGDNVLIWGASGGLGSYATQFALAGGANPICVVSSEQKADICRRMGAEAIIDRNAEGYKFWKDEHNQDPREWKRFGKRIRELTGGEDVDIVFEHPGRETFGASVYVTRKGGTIVTCASTSGYNHEYDNRYLWMSLKKIVGSHFANYREAWEANRLVAKGKIHPTLSKVYSLEETGQAAYDVHRNLHQGKVGVLALAPREGLGVRNQELREQHIDAINRFRNV; from the coding sequence GTGAAGGAAATCCTGGACGCGATCCAATCGCAGGACAGTACGGCCGCGGATTTCGCGGCCCTGTCCATCCCTGAGTCGTACCGCGCGGTGACCGTGCACAAGGACGAGACGGAGATGTTCGCCGGGCTCGACACCCGTGACAAGGACCCCCGCAAGTCGCTGCATCTCGACGAGGTTCCGGTGCCCGAACTCGGCCCCGGCGAGGCACTGGTCGCCGTCATGGCCAGCTCGGTGAACTACAACTCCGTCTGGACCTCGATCTTCGAGCCGCTGGCGACCTTCGGCTTCCTGGAGCGCTACGGAAAGCTCAGCGAGCTCGCCAGGCGCCACGACCTCCCGTACCACGTCATCGGCTCCGACCTCGCGGGCGTCGTCCTGCGCACCGGCCCCGGCGTCAACGCCTGGCACCCCGGCGACGAGGTCGTCGCGCACTGCCTCTCGGTCGAACTGGAGTCCTCGGACGGCCACAACGACACGATGCTCGACCCCGAGCAGCGCATCTGGGGCTTCGAGACCAACTTCGGCGGCCTGGCGCAGATAGCGCTCGTCAAGTCCAACCAGCTGATGCCGAAGCCGCAGCACCTCAGCTGGGAGGAGGCCGCGGCCCCGGGCCTGGTCAACTCCACCGCGTACCGCCAGCTCGTCTCGCGCAACGGCGCGGGCATGAAGCAGGGCGACAACGTGCTGATCTGGGGCGCCAGCGGCGGGCTCGGTTCATACGCCACACAGTTCGCCCTGGCCGGTGGCGCCAACCCGATCTGTGTGGTCTCCAGCGAGCAGAAGGCGGACATCTGCCGGAGGATGGGCGCCGAGGCGATCATCGACCGCAACGCCGAGGGCTACAAGTTCTGGAAGGACGAGCACAACCAGGACCCGCGCGAGTGGAAGCGGTTCGGCAAGCGCATCCGTGAGCTGACCGGCGGCGAGGACGTGGACATCGTCTTCGAGCACCCGGGCCGCGAGACGTTCGGCGCCTCGGTCTACGTGACCCGCAAGGGCGGCACGATCGTCACCTGCGCCTCCACGTCCGGCTACAACCACGAGTACGACAACCGCTACCTGTGGATGTCGCTGAAGAAGATCGTGGGCTCGCACTTCGCCAACTACCGCGAGGCGTGGGAGGCCAACCGGCTGGTCGCCAAGGGCAAGATCCACCCGACGCTGTCGAAGGTGTACTCCCTGGAGGAGACCGGCCAGGCCGCGTACGACGTCCACCGCAACCTCCACCAGGGCAAGGTCGGCGTGCTGGCGCTCGCCCCTCGTGAGGGCCTGGGCGTGCGCAACCAGGAGTTGCGCGAGCAGCACATCGATGCCATCAACCGTTTCAGGAACGTCTGA